One genomic region from Reichenbachiella ulvae encodes:
- a CDS encoding methyl-accepting chemotaxis protein — translation MRLTIKLKLIIYAVMMFSVLGIVLSLFFSSISKYEELTDVNDRVNDIWVSTLEMRRAEKDFLLRESKNPDFYESGQSKNIDKYHKKLAEVKSLLDGLESNDVIIENGYVAKIKDLRSYFGEYDSKFSGLVNGTRERGFQDWGLIGDMRKAIKTMEAEMSDWRNLTNILMLRRHEKDYLLRADLKYRDKLVSLVDQMIGEAEAQHIEYLENYKKTFLNVIDMDKLIGYSENEGLRAELRAAVHKVEPAVSSLIVDLSKVVEAEKEQAINLVLIVVIIGLFASALTALIVIRAINKSVQVATDAIGKVSQGDLNVKIEKYSDDELGDLLDNFGKMTTKLKHIIAAVKEGTKSMTTASMEVNKTTQLMAEGSSEQAGSAEEISASVEEMAANIEQSTKNAQETERMAVSGVERLNESNEAVKKTVNSMKVITDKISIIGEISRQTNLLALNAAVEAARAGEHGKGFAVVAAEIRRLAERSQLAANEIDQVSLGSVNTATESGEMLEKVLPEIQATAKLVREIANSSVEQNNGAEQINNAVQTLNDVAQQNASSIEELAANAEELNSLADQLTDMISFFQVDEEIDGASTVSFTAENKSGKKDNSAKLEDWVKHQESKVDKKEAPKTEPKVTTKPVTSTEKKPTVARPVRVNEEKRKIKGIELDLGSTSGASDSDFESF, via the coding sequence ATGAGATTGACCATAAAACTAAAACTGATAATCTATGCCGTCATGATGTTTTCCGTATTGGGAATCGTTTTGAGTCTGTTCTTTAGCTCAATATCGAAATACGAGGAATTGACTGATGTAAATGACCGAGTAAATGATATTTGGGTCAGTACTTTGGAGATGAGACGTGCAGAAAAGGATTTTTTACTCAGAGAGAGCAAAAATCCAGATTTCTACGAAAGTGGCCAAAGTAAAAATATCGATAAGTATCACAAAAAACTGGCAGAGGTAAAGTCTCTTTTGGATGGGTTAGAATCTAATGACGTCATTATTGAAAACGGCTATGTAGCTAAAATCAAAGATCTAAGAAGTTATTTCGGAGAATATGATTCAAAGTTTTCTGGATTAGTGAATGGAACTCGAGAAAGAGGTTTCCAGGACTGGGGTTTGATTGGTGATATGAGAAAAGCCATCAAAACAATGGAGGCCGAAATGTCAGATTGGAGAAACCTTACTAATATTTTGATGTTGAGACGTCATGAAAAGGATTATCTCCTCAGAGCTGATTTGAAATATCGAGACAAGTTGGTAAGTCTGGTTGATCAAATGATAGGAGAGGCTGAAGCACAGCATATAGAATACCTCGAAAACTACAAAAAGACTTTTTTGAATGTGATCGATATGGACAAACTTATTGGTTATAGCGAAAACGAAGGTTTAAGAGCAGAGCTTAGGGCTGCTGTTCACAAGGTAGAGCCAGCAGTTTCTTCCTTGATTGTAGACCTTTCCAAGGTAGTAGAGGCTGAAAAGGAACAGGCTATAAATTTGGTTTTAATAGTGGTGATCATTGGTCTATTTGCATCGGCTCTTACTGCATTAATTGTTATTAGAGCTATCAATAAATCTGTTCAAGTTGCTACTGATGCAATAGGCAAGGTGTCGCAAGGTGATCTCAATGTGAAAATCGAAAAATATTCGGATGACGAATTGGGAGACTTGCTTGATAATTTTGGTAAGATGACGACCAAATTGAAGCATATTATCGCCGCTGTTAAAGAAGGTACCAAATCCATGACTACTGCAAGTATGGAGGTGAATAAGACAACTCAGTTGATGGCCGAAGGCTCCTCTGAGCAGGCAGGTTCTGCAGAAGAGATTTCAGCATCAGTAGAAGAAATGGCTGCTAACATCGAACAGAGCACTAAGAATGCACAGGAGACAGAGCGAATGGCTGTATCAGGTGTAGAGAGACTGAATGAGAGCAATGAAGCTGTGAAGAAAACAGTTAACTCAATGAAAGTAATTACTGACAAGATTTCCATCATAGGAGAGATCTCTCGTCAGACTAACTTGTTGGCACTAAATGCTGCAGTAGAGGCTGCAAGAGCAGGTGAGCATGGTAAGGGCTTTGCAGTAGTGGCAGCTGAAATCAGACGCTTGGCCGAAAGAAGTCAATTGGCTGCCAATGAAATAGATCAGGTGTCTCTAGGTAGTGTAAATACCGCGACTGAGTCTGGTGAAATGCTGGAAAAAGTGTTGCCAGAGATTCAGGCCACAGCCAAACTGGTGCGTGAAATTGCTAATAGTAGTGTGGAACAAAATAACGGTGCAGAACAAATAAATAATGCTGTTCAAACACTAAATGATGTGGCTCAGCAAAACGCTTCTAGCATAGAGGAGCTAGCTGCCAATGCAGAGGAATTAAATAGCCTTGCAGATCAATTGACTGATATGATTTCTTTCTTTCAAGTAGATGAAGAGATAGATGGAGCTAGTACTGTAAGTTTTACAGCTGAGAATAAATCAGGCAAAAAAGACAACAGTGCTAAACTGGAGGATTGGGTCAAACACCAGGAAAGTAAAGTCGATAAGAAAGAGGCTCCTAAGACCGAACCTAAGGTAACTACAAAACCAGTGACTTCTACAGAGAAGAAGCCTACAGTAGCTCGTCCTGTTAGAGTCAATGAAGAAAAGAGGAAAATTAAAGGGATTGAATTGGATCTTGGAAGTACATCTGGTGCTTCAGATTCAGATTTTGAGAGTTTTTAA
- a CDS encoding chemotaxis protein CheW, with product METKIDTQIPENVLSFILDKELFAVNVTKVIEIIEVPKISKIPRSPLYMTGVINVRNHMVPLVDTRVKLGMKPTEFTVDTCVIVVEINAAGQRLAVGVLVDEVQEVIGLRADEVKPAPKFESNEYEKFILGMFSSDEHFAMILDLDQVFSLHEIIALESAIHPEDKTKKEETTKTQAKPKKSTKKK from the coding sequence ATGGAAACCAAGATAGATACACAGATACCAGAAAACGTACTGAGCTTTATCCTTGACAAAGAGCTTTTTGCTGTTAATGTGACTAAGGTGATAGAGATCATCGAAGTGCCCAAAATCTCTAAGATTCCAAGGTCTCCACTTTATATGACAGGAGTGATCAATGTGAGAAACCATATGGTGCCATTGGTAGATACCAGAGTAAAGCTAGGTATGAAGCCAACCGAATTTACTGTAGATACTTGCGTGATTGTGGTAGAGATCAATGCGGCTGGCCAGAGACTGGCAGTAGGAGTATTGGTAGATGAGGTGCAGGAAGTAATAGGGCTGAGAGCTGATGAAGTAAAGCCTGCTCCAAAATTTGAATCCAATGAATATGAAAAGTTCATACTTGGGATGTTCTCTTCTGACGAGCATTTCGCTATGATTTTGGATTTGGATCAAGTGTTCTCGCTCCATGAAATCATCGCACTGGAATCGGCCATTCATCCAGAAGACAAAACAAAAAAAGAAGAAACAACTAAAACTCAAGCTAAGCCTAAGAAATCGACTAAGAAGAAATAG
- a CDS encoding chemotaxis protein CheW, translating to MSSLLDVEVKETIDQKTFLTFDLDKETFAVEVEKVVEIQELTNITPIPNAPKHMAGVQNLRGKILPLIDTKVKFGLDPIKETVDTCIVVIEMEVEGEKTLVGTLVDAVQEVVTVPSAEIQSSPSIDAKFDLDFVSGMFKKGDKFIMLLNLDKTFALDEGDAADNKENQSHAKSKKS from the coding sequence ATGAGTAGTCTATTAGATGTTGAAGTAAAAGAAACGATTGATCAAAAGACATTTTTGACTTTCGATTTGGACAAAGAGACCTTTGCTGTAGAGGTAGAAAAGGTGGTTGAGATTCAGGAACTGACTAACATCACGCCCATACCTAATGCACCTAAGCATATGGCTGGAGTTCAAAACCTAAGAGGTAAAATCTTGCCATTGATCGATACTAAAGTGAAGTTCGGTTTAGATCCTATCAAAGAAACAGTTGATACCTGTATTGTGGTGATCGAGATGGAAGTAGAGGGTGAAAAAACCTTGGTAGGTACGCTGGTAGATGCAGTACAAGAGGTAGTCACGGTGCCTTCTGCTGAAATTCAAAGCTCTCCTAGTATTGACGCCAAGTTTGATTTGGACTTTGTCTCAGGGATGTTCAAAAAAGGTGATAAGTTCATCATGCTACTCAACCTTGATAAAACTTTTGCCCTTGACGAAGGGGATGCTGCCGATAACAAAGAGAATCAATCACACGCCAAATCTAAAAAGTCATAA
- a CDS encoding chemotaxis protein CheA produces the protein MKEKDLIQLRKIFMDEATELFEKIEKNLLEAEQAPEDENLIAALFRSIHTLKGSSGMIGSKKVTDFIHNLENIFDKVRSGMMPLTAEIIDCTLKCMDHVKVLIMNPDLPDPKDKENDKVLSAKIDELLVGGSKWGSNAPKKAKKAKPGQHTYHVYFKPGEEFLKDGSNPFLLIEELTEIGDTAVYAYINIDSPDSYDPTKCYTSWQVLLATDEPMSNIQEVFIFTQQEDVKEIKHVCEGNILENEAFQALLPAMHSGEDFSYSRVMELLDELHAEPTATAKAAPAAKGEKGDAISSIRVASNKLDELMNHVSELITTQAALSLYAKNNFDPNLEAISDEMEKLARQLRDIAFDMTLLEIENLFTRFHRSVRDISAQLDKSVNFITEGGDTELDKTIIENLADPLMHLIRNSLDHGIETKEIRAQRGKPEKGTIKLSSYYSGTKVYVQIEDDGKGIDTEKIRQKAIKNGLIDQADELSQKELLNLIFVPGFSMAKDVTDLSGRGVGMDVVKKNVLDLRGDISVESTLGEGTKIIIGLPLTLSVIDGLQVKVDATDYVIPLSSVEKCFEMKRSEVVNDFNSVVSLDGKQFPYIDLRREFKLSEETSPETNSVILVKDHDKEVGFCVDEIVGEYQAVLKPVGKYYRNQEFVSGATILGDGKIALVLDTNNLISKKNGNLKLA, from the coding sequence ATGAAAGAGAAAGACCTAATACAACTGAGAAAAATCTTCATGGATGAAGCTACTGAGCTTTTTGAGAAGATCGAAAAAAATCTATTGGAGGCAGAGCAGGCACCCGAAGACGAGAATTTGATTGCTGCTTTGTTTCGTTCTATACACACGCTCAAAGGCAGTAGTGGTATGATCGGCTCCAAAAAAGTGACGGATTTCATCCATAATCTGGAAAACATCTTTGACAAAGTAAGGTCAGGGATGATGCCATTGACCGCAGAGATCATCGATTGTACTTTGAAGTGCATGGATCATGTCAAAGTGTTGATCATGAATCCTGACTTACCGGATCCAAAGGACAAAGAAAACGACAAGGTTTTGTCTGCGAAGATAGATGAGTTGCTAGTAGGTGGCTCTAAGTGGGGAAGTAATGCTCCGAAAAAAGCGAAAAAAGCCAAACCTGGACAACATACTTACCATGTATACTTTAAGCCAGGAGAAGAGTTTTTGAAGGATGGTTCTAATCCATTTTTACTGATAGAAGAGCTAACAGAAATAGGAGATACCGCGGTTTATGCTTATATTAACATAGACTCTCCTGACTCTTACGATCCTACCAAATGCTATACTTCTTGGCAGGTATTGTTGGCTACTGACGAACCCATGAGTAACATTCAAGAGGTGTTCATTTTTACTCAGCAAGAAGACGTCAAGGAGATCAAGCATGTTTGTGAAGGGAATATTCTTGAAAATGAAGCTTTTCAGGCTTTACTTCCAGCCATGCATAGTGGAGAAGACTTTAGCTATTCGAGAGTAATGGAACTGTTAGATGAACTACATGCAGAACCAACAGCCACCGCCAAAGCTGCACCAGCAGCTAAAGGAGAGAAGGGTGATGCCATTTCGAGCATCCGTGTTGCTTCCAACAAATTAGACGAATTGATGAACCATGTGAGTGAATTGATCACTACACAAGCGGCTCTTTCATTATACGCCAAAAACAATTTTGACCCAAATTTAGAGGCGATTTCGGACGAGATGGAAAAACTCGCTCGACAATTGAGGGATATAGCGTTTGACATGACTCTGTTGGAAATCGAGAATTTGTTTACTCGATTCCACAGATCTGTCAGAGATATTTCTGCTCAGCTTGACAAGTCTGTCAACTTCATCACCGAAGGTGGAGATACAGAGTTGGACAAAACTATAATCGAAAACCTGGCCGATCCATTGATGCATTTGATCCGAAACAGTTTGGATCATGGTATCGAAACCAAGGAAATCAGAGCACAACGAGGCAAACCTGAAAAGGGAACTATCAAACTGAGTTCATACTACTCAGGCACCAAGGTGTATGTGCAGATTGAGGACGATGGTAAAGGAATCGATACAGAAAAAATTCGTCAGAAGGCAATCAAGAATGGCTTGATAGACCAGGCAGACGAGTTGTCCCAAAAGGAATTATTGAATTTGATCTTCGTACCAGGATTCTCAATGGCTAAGGATGTAACGGATCTTTCGGGCAGAGGAGTAGGAATGGATGTGGTGAAAAAGAACGTGTTGGACTTGAGGGGAGACATCAGTGTGGAAAGCACCTTAGGAGAAGGTACGAAGATTATTATCGGTTTGCCGTTGACCCTGTCTGTGATAGATGGACTGCAGGTGAAGGTGGATGCTACTGATTATGTGATTCCACTTTCTAGTGTAGAGAAGTGTTTCGAAATGAAACGCAGCGAAGTGGTTAACGATTTCAACTCGGTGGTGTCTTTGGATGGGAAACAGTTCCCTTACATAGACCTGAGAAGGGAGTTTAAACTTTCGGAAGAAACTTCACCAGAAACCAACAGTGTGATACTTGTCAAAGATCATGACAAGGAAGTCGGATTTTGTGTAGATGAGATCGTAGGGGAGTACCAGGCTGTATTGAAGCCCGTCGGCAAGTATTACAGAAATCAGGAGTTTGTCTCAGGAGCGACGATTCTGGGAGATGGCAAGATTGCTTTGGTTCTGGATACCAACAATTTGATTTCGAAGAAAAACGGAAACCTAAAACTAGCTTAA
- a CDS encoding response regulator codes for MKKIILIVDDSESIRELVSVTLKGEGYEVYKGVNGLDGLEQLKKIEDRVSLIITDLFMPEMDGVGLVKEVRKMDQYKYTPILMLTTESHIEKKLVAKKEGVTGWIEKPFDQNRLLKIVQKVIRK; via the coding sequence ATGAAAAAAATTATTCTCATAGTAGACGATTCAGAGAGTATCAGAGAATTGGTTTCAGTTACACTGAAGGGAGAGGGATATGAGGTGTATAAAGGTGTAAATGGCCTGGATGGTCTGGAGCAACTTAAAAAAATCGAGGACAGGGTTTCTTTGATCATCACGGATCTATTCATGCCAGAGATGGATGGGGTAGGTCTGGTCAAGGAAGTGAGAAAGATGGATCAGTATAAGTACACGCCGATATTGATGCTGACCACAGAGTCCCATATCGAAAAGAAATTAGTGGCTAAGAAAGAAGGAGTGACCGGTTGGATTGAGAAGCCATTTGATCAAAATAGATTGTTGAAGATTGTACAAAAAGTGATCAGAAAGTAA
- a CDS encoding STAS domain-containing protein: MTAKLEAIDTPDTDTQSNFKVQLEPLGNGQEGVHIYLEGLLTIENVVDIHRKAELALTEYTKVNIGLRNVEEIDLSVVQLFFYLQILAEEGGNQLSFEHDMTDGVDELVHVSGLSVYPTND, translated from the coding sequence ATGACAGCAAAGCTAGAAGCCATAGATACTCCTGATACGGACACTCAAAGCAACTTTAAAGTGCAATTAGAGCCATTAGGCAATGGACAGGAAGGTGTCCATATCTATTTGGAAGGCCTATTGACTATAGAAAATGTAGTTGACATCCATCGCAAAGCAGAGCTGGCTCTTACTGAATATACCAAAGTGAATATTGGTTTAAGAAATGTAGAGGAAATCGATTTGTCAGTGGTTCAGCTATTTTTCTACCTACAAATTCTAGCCGAAGAGGGCGGAAATCAATTGAGCTTTGAACACGATATGACAGATGGTGTAGATGAACTTGTTCATGTATCAGGACTATCTGTATACCCAACTAACGACTAA
- a CDS encoding response regulator, producing MKTVLIVDDSAYMRALIKMALTEQGFDVVGEAEEGAKALELARSLKPDLITLDNILPDMFGIEILQKLVSEKNEAKVIMISAVGQDRIINKVKKMGACGYIVKPFEPEVLIETVSQVKEQAAMSA from the coding sequence ATGAAGACCGTATTGATAGTAGATGATTCAGCGTACATGAGAGCCCTAATTAAAATGGCATTGACCGAGCAGGGATTTGACGTAGTAGGTGAGGCAGAGGAAGGTGCTAAGGCACTTGAGCTCGCAAGATCTTTAAAACCAGATTTAATCACATTGGACAATATCTTACCCGACATGTTCGGAATAGAGATTCTTCAAAAATTGGTTTCAGAAAAGAATGAAGCAAAAGTAATTATGATTAGTGCTGTAGGACAGGATAGAATCATCAACAAGGTGAAGAAAATGGGAGCATGCGGATATATCGTGAAGCCATTCGAACCTGAAGTATTGATTGAAACTGTTTCTCAAGTGAAGGAACAAGCGGCAATGAGCGCATAA
- a CDS encoding response regulator transcription factor, translated as MISVVLADDHSVVRKGLKLLLEESGSIDVVGEANSGDQALELINELRPQVLVTDITMPGLTGLELIPLVKKKFPDTNILVLSTHNDEEYILVSFEEGALGYLPKNTKAEQLVAAIEKISRGELFYTPEVVDILGASLIKKRSPGKSLKSWLTKREKEILKELVEGATNKEIAEKLFLSIRTIDSHRRNIMKKLNVTNSAQLVKMAIEKNLV; from the coding sequence ATGATAAGCGTAGTTCTCGCAGACGACCACAGTGTGGTCAGAAAAGGTTTAAAGCTCCTGTTGGAGGAAAGTGGAAGTATAGATGTAGTAGGAGAAGCCAATTCGGGAGATCAAGCACTGGAGCTTATCAATGAATTGAGGCCGCAGGTGTTGGTCACTGATATAACCATGCCTGGACTTACTGGTTTGGAATTAATCCCATTGGTCAAAAAGAAATTTCCAGACACGAATATTTTGGTATTATCTACTCACAATGATGAAGAGTATATATTGGTGTCTTTCGAGGAAGGCGCTCTGGGTTACTTACCCAAAAACACCAAAGCCGAACAGCTAGTGGCTGCAATAGAAAAGATCTCAAGAGGTGAATTGTTCTATACTCCTGAGGTTGTGGATATCCTAGGCGCTTCGTTGATCAAGAAAAGAAGCCCGGGTAAGAGTTTAAAATCCTGGCTTACTAAAAGAGAAAAAGAAATCCTCAAAGAGCTGGTCGAAGGGGCCACCAATAAGGAAATTGCCGAAAAATTGTTTTTAAGTATTAGAACGATCGACTCGCACCGAAGGAACATCATGAAAAAACTGAATGTGACAAACAGTGCGCAGTTGGTAAAAATGGCGATCGAAAAGAATCTAGTGTAA